From the genome of Anopheles moucheti chromosome 3, idAnoMoucSN_F20_07, whole genome shotgun sequence, one region includes:
- the LOC128301062 gene encoding SAGA-associated factor 29 has protein sequence MPLTAEQAMLQVQERLKSLKSLVCEIDTERKRNETNINNVIRLTKMASEDKSPALNHKLKTLYKVGLQDALQEENLIRQALSKIQDIRNIRNERRIQARNAGNKETIRRGALMKMLQISAQTLPLFVSKPGEKIPHLCGSIAADSSYIAKPGDMVAALVKSEEGEENWILAEVVLYVSSTSKYEVDDIDEEQKDRHVLSRRRIVPLPLMRANPETDGQALFPKGTTVMALYPQTTCFYKAIINQLPQTANDEYEVLFEDPTYPDGYSPPLLVAQRYVIAIKQNKKTTS, from the exons ATGCCATTAACAGCAGAACAGGCAATGTTACAAGTGCAG GAACGGCTGAAGTCGCTAAAATCTCTCGTCTGTGAAATAGATACAGAACGCAAACGTAATGAAACGAACATCAACAACGTGATACGCTTGACCAAAATGGCAAGCGAAGACAAATCGCCTGCCCTTAACCATAAGCTCAAGACGCTGTATAAAGTTGGCTTGCAGGACGCGCTGCAGGAGGAAAACCTTATACGACAAGCCCTATCGAAGATTCAGGACATTAGAAACATACGCAATGAACGTAGAATTCAGGCCCGTAACGCAGGAAACAAAGAGACGATTCGAAGAGGCGCGTTAATGAAAATGCTGCAGATTTCGGCTCAAACTTTGCCGCTCTTTGTCAGCAAACCAGGAGAAAAAATTCCTCATCTGTGTGGGTCCATCGCCGCAGATAGCAGCTACATTGCCAAACCGGGTGACATGGTGGCCGCGTTGGTAAAGAGCGAGGAAGGCGAAGAAAACTGGATTCTGGCCGAGGTGGTACTGTATGTATCCTCCACAAGTAAATACGAAGTGGATGATATTGATGAAGAGCAAAAGGATCGCCATGTGCTAAGCCGTCGCCGAATCGTGCCACTGCCACTGATGCGCGCTAATCCAGAAACCGACGGGCAGGCGTTGTTTCCCAAAGGTACCACCGTGATGGCACTCTACCCGCAAACCACTTGCTTCTATAAGGCCATTATCAACCAACTTCCCCAGACGGCAAACGATGAATACGAAGTACTGTTTGAAGATCCAACATACCCGGACGGATACTCGCCGCCGTTGTTGGTTGCGCAGCGATATGTTATCGCTATTAAGCAGAATAAAAAGACAACCTCTTGA
- the LOC128301063 gene encoding polyadenylate-binding protein 2: MADDSLLNDSNLATLGSNDDEAELLIEDDYLKGSEMQIDPELEAIKARVKEMEEEAEKLKQLQSEVTKQMTLGSPTGSTPMLTAEEKAEVDNRSIYVGNVDYGATAEELEAHFHGCGAINRVTILCNKADGHPKGFAYIEFGSKEFVETALAMNETLFRGRQIKVNPKRTNRPGMCQTNRFPRGVRGRAARASRACCYGAHRGTRRPIRGYRGRANYYAPY, from the exons ATGGCTGATGATAGTTTACTAAACGACTCCAATCTGGCCACGCTTGGCAGCAACGACGATGAAGCCGAGCTCCTGATAGAG GACGATTATTTGAAGGGTTCGGAAATGCAAATCGACCCGGAACTGGAAGCCATTAAGGCACGAGTCAAGGAGATGGAAGAAGAGGCGGAAAAGTTGAAGCAGTTACAATCAGAAGTCACGAAACAGATGACCTTGGGTTCGCCCACCGGATCGACACCCATGCTAACGGCGGAGGAAAAGGCCGAGGTGGATAACCGTTCTATCTATGTTGGAAACGTCGACTACGGTGCGACAGCTGAGGAGCTGGAAGCACATTTCCATGGATGCGGAGCGATCAATCGAGTGACGATTCTTTGCAACAAAGCAGACGGTCATCCGAAAGGATTCGCATACATTGAGTTTGGGTCGAAAGAATTCGTAGAAACTGCGCTCGCTATGAACGAAACACTATTCCGGGGCAGACAAATCAAGGTGAACCCAAAGCGTACTAACCGCCCAGGAATGTGTCAAACTAATCGGTTTCCACGAGGTGTCCGAGGTCGTGCGGCCAGAGCTTCGAGGGCCTGTTGCTACGGAGCACACCGTGGCACCAGAAGGCCTAT CCGAGGCTATCGAGGTCGTGCCAATTATTACGCACCTTATTAA
- the LOC128301064 gene encoding 28S ribosomal protein S17, mitochondrial — MASRAAMLLGQVVPCVKLNASKIRVRRMELDSNLNMYFKKDEFYFAHDPDKRCKTGDIVLIKELPNKLTRLISHSIEEIVYPLGDITDPITGKKVVVGKYREDIEEANRLFGKSKNAFDYSKAPPRGRLEGTRDFTHGETYIKYHEDGKDQPFAV, encoded by the exons ATGGCAAGTCGTGCGGCAATGCTTTTGGGACAAGTTGTCCCGTGTGTTAAATTGAACGCATCCAAAATACGCGTGCGGCGAATGGAACTGGATAGTAACCTGAACATG TACTTTAAAAAGGACGAATTTTACTTTGCCCACGATCCAGACAAGCGTTGCAAAACTGGTGATATCGTGTTGATAAAGGAATTGCCCAATAAACTTACCCGTCTCATTTCGCATTCGATCGAGGAGATTGTATACCCTTTGGGAGATATAACCGATCCCATCACAGGCAAGAAAGTGGTCGTAGGCAAATATCGCGAAGATATTGAAGAAGCCAACCGACTGTTTGGCAAATCGAAGAATGCATTTGACTATTCTAAGGCCCCTCCAAGGGGTCGGTTGGAGGGTACACGTGATTTTACTCATGGTGAAACATACATCAAGTACCACGAGGATGGCAAAGATCAACCGTTTGCAGTGTGA